In Pseudodesulfovibrio sp. S3, one genomic interval encodes:
- a CDS encoding diguanylate cyclase, which produces MVLRNTHTKSVKAAQREDQKVIQKAMNLFFLLFLLVGFVLGGGAAVLYYFDINSFLKELKTLEFHSLELQGTAITEELNHISGDVLFLAKQNELILLLGSGSEEQIKAMQLEYVRLAESKKVYDQIRYLDATGMERVRVNDRDGQIETVPANQLQNKGDRYYFKECFALGDRDIFISPLDLNIENGQVEHPLTPMMRFGTPVFDSAGNKRGIVLINYTAKTLLKRIIHSGIASEGTKMLMNQSGYWLLHPDESREWGFMFKGREKDSFAEDYPDEWQRITATQQGQISTDNGLFTYKKIYPLAEGRSFSTSLNPQVDGGSADDARRGYYWILLSHIRPEILNGYTHSLLFRLFMGGGALFMVVAFGAWHLALAISRRRMYQAQLIALALYDPLTGLPNRKLFFDRLTAGIANARRYDRKLALLYIDLDGFKEVNDTKGHQAGDELLIKVSGTLSTSVRSTDTVARLGGDEFAIILSEVHNVEEAARVGEKIVRELCRSFDLKAGTVEIGGSIGVAVFPDHEDTENELLKSADQAMYESKSKGKNTCTVASARSRKA; this is translated from the coding sequence ATGGTTCTCAGGAATACCCACACAAAAAGTGTCAAGGCGGCACAAAGAGAAGACCAAAAAGTCATCCAGAAGGCGATGAACCTCTTTTTCCTGCTCTTCCTCCTGGTAGGCTTTGTTCTGGGCGGCGGCGCAGCGGTCCTCTACTACTTTGACATCAATTCCTTCCTGAAGGAACTCAAGACGCTCGAATTCCATTCCCTGGAACTCCAGGGGACAGCGATCACGGAGGAGCTTAACCATATATCCGGTGACGTCCTGTTTCTTGCCAAGCAAAACGAGTTGATACTCCTTCTCGGCTCCGGCAGCGAGGAACAGATCAAGGCCATGCAACTCGAGTACGTCCGTCTTGCAGAGAGTAAAAAAGTCTACGACCAAATCCGCTATCTGGACGCCACCGGAATGGAGCGGGTCCGCGTCAATGACCGGGATGGGCAGATTGAGACGGTTCCTGCGAATCAACTGCAGAACAAGGGAGACAGGTACTACTTCAAGGAATGCTTCGCCCTCGGGGACCGGGACATTTTCATTTCCCCGCTCGACCTCAACATCGAAAACGGCCAGGTGGAGCACCCCTTGACGCCGATGATGCGGTTCGGAACCCCGGTATTCGACTCCGCCGGCAACAAAAGGGGCATAGTCCTGATCAACTATACTGCAAAAACACTGCTGAAGCGAATCATCCACTCCGGGATTGCGTCAGAAGGGACCAAGATGCTCATGAATCAAAGCGGCTACTGGCTGCTCCACCCCGACGAAAGCAGGGAATGGGGATTCATGTTCAAGGGCCGGGAAAAAGACTCCTTTGCCGAGGACTACCCTGACGAGTGGCAGCGGATTACGGCCACCCAACAAGGACAAATCTCCACTGACAACGGTTTGTTCACATACAAAAAGATCTACCCCCTGGCTGAAGGGCGGTCCTTCAGCACGAGCCTAAACCCGCAAGTTGACGGAGGTTCAGCAGATGACGCCCGGAGAGGATACTACTGGATACTGCTGTCCCATATCCGGCCTGAAATCCTCAACGGCTACACACATTCCCTTCTTTTCAGGCTGTTCATGGGGGGAGGTGCCCTGTTCATGGTGGTCGCCTTCGGGGCATGGCACCTGGCATTGGCCATCTCCCGCCGTCGGATGTACCAGGCCCAACTGATCGCCCTGGCCCTGTACGACCCCCTGACCGGCCTGCCCAACCGCAAGCTGTTCTTTGACCGGCTGACCGCAGGCATCGCCAACGCCAGGCGCTATGATCGCAAACTCGCCCTGCTCTACATCGACCTGGACGGCTTCAAGGAGGTCAACGACACCAAGGGGCACCAGGCAGGCGACGAACTGCTGATCAAGGTGAGCGGGACCTTGTCCACCTCCGTCAGGAGCACCGACACCGTGGCCCGGCTCGGCGGTGATGAATTCGCGATCATCCTGAGTGAGGTTCACAACGTGGAGGAAGCGGCCCGGGTGGGTGAAAAGATCGTCCGAGAACTGTGCCGTTCCTTTGACCTGAAAGCAGGCACGGTGGAGATCGGAGGCAGCATCGGCGTGGCTGTTTTCCCGGATCACGAAGACACGGAAAACGAGCTCCTGAAGAGCGCGGACCAGGCCATGTACGAATCCAAATCCAAAGGAAAAAACACCTGCACCGTGGCCAGCGCCCGCAGTCGCAAAGCATAA
- a CDS encoding branched-chain amino acid ABC transporter permease gives MQGKCGLFFTSYRGEAQIFPSGFQKTMVGLFLAALCLLPLTLGTHMISIMNLIFISVIGAVSLNLLTGVCGQISLGHGAFIGVGAYAAGQCSLHGVPFPLAILTGGLITAMVGMVFGVPSLRLKGIYLAIATLAAQLVLEYVFLHGGALTGGSNGLLLEPPKIFGFSFDTEMRMYFLLFTFAAASLIMVSNIMRSKYGRAFVSIRDFYLSAEIVGVNLFWYKLIAFGVSSFLAGVAGGLWGHYTGYISAEQFNIGLSISYLAMIIIGGLGSVIGSVFGAVFIVLLPEVLNMLANVLNAFIPDIAQYIVALREGVFGLVLILFLIFEPEGLAHRWRLVKAYWKLYPFAH, from the coding sequence ATGCAAGGCAAATGCGGTCTCTTCTTCACCTCCTATCGCGGCGAAGCCCAGATATTCCCGTCCGGGTTCCAGAAAACCATGGTAGGGCTGTTCCTGGCGGCCTTGTGCCTGCTGCCCCTGACCCTCGGAACCCACATGATCTCGATCATGAACCTGATTTTCATTTCGGTCATCGGCGCGGTCTCCCTCAATCTGCTGACCGGCGTTTGCGGCCAGATATCGCTGGGCCACGGCGCGTTCATCGGCGTGGGGGCGTATGCCGCAGGGCAGTGTTCCCTGCACGGCGTGCCCTTCCCCCTGGCCATCCTGACCGGCGGGCTGATCACGGCCATGGTCGGCATGGTCTTCGGCGTTCCGTCTCTCAGGCTCAAGGGTATCTATCTGGCTATCGCCACTCTGGCTGCCCAGTTGGTGCTGGAGTACGTGTTCCTGCACGGAGGGGCTCTCACGGGCGGCTCCAACGGTCTGCTTCTCGAACCGCCGAAGATATTCGGGTTTTCCTTTGATACAGAGATGCGGATGTACTTCCTGCTTTTCACCTTTGCGGCGGCAAGCCTGATCATGGTCTCCAACATCATGCGCAGCAAGTATGGCCGGGCGTTCGTTTCCATCCGGGACTTTTATCTTTCCGCCGAGATCGTGGGCGTGAACCTGTTCTGGTACAAACTCATCGCCTTTGGCGTCAGCTCGTTTCTGGCGGGCGTGGCCGGCGGGCTGTGGGGTCACTACACGGGGTACATTTCCGCCGAGCAGTTCAACATCGGCCTGTCCATTTCCTACCTGGCCATGATCATCATCGGCGGACTGGGATCGGTCATCGGATCGGTCTTCGGGGCCGTCTTCATCGTGCTGCTACCCGAGGTGCTCAACATGCTCGCCAATGTCCTGAATGCCTTCATCCCGGATATCGCCCAGTATATCGTGGCACTGCGCGAAGGCGTGTTCGGTCTGGTGCTCATCCTGTTCCTGATATTCGAGCCGGAAGGGCTGGCCCATCGGTGGCGGTTGGTGAAGGCGTACTGGAAGCTGTACCCCTTTGCGCATTAG
- a CDS encoding branched-chain amino acid ABC transporter permease translates to MEYYLQLIVNGLVVGGIYSLVALGFVIIYKATKVVNFAQGELVMVGAYICFALTVQLHIPFIWAFLITLVFSVLLGLAIERMILRPLIGEEHISVIMVTVGMSSVLKSLVQLFWGTQIKVYPQVLPSEPIMIAGLPVAPVYIAAFALSAVLFAIFSVFFKYSRTGIAMRATAFDQQAAQSMGIGIKNIFAMSWCIACVVSAVGGVILGNINGINSHIGHLGLKVFPAVILGGLDSLLGAALGGLIIGVLENVCDGAARQLLGLGGFREVAAFIILVVILMIKPYGLFGTKEIERV, encoded by the coding sequence GTGGAATATTACCTGCAACTCATCGTCAACGGCCTGGTGGTCGGCGGCATTTATTCTCTGGTGGCCCTCGGGTTCGTCATCATCTACAAGGCAACCAAGGTCGTGAACTTTGCCCAGGGTGAGCTGGTCATGGTCGGGGCATATATCTGCTTCGCCCTCACGGTCCAGCTGCACATCCCGTTCATCTGGGCCTTCCTGATCACCCTGGTCTTCTCGGTCCTGCTCGGCCTGGCCATCGAGCGCATGATACTCAGGCCGCTCATCGGCGAGGAGCACATCTCGGTCATCATGGTCACCGTGGGCATGAGTTCGGTGCTCAAGTCCCTGGTGCAGCTTTTCTGGGGTACCCAGATCAAGGTCTACCCCCAGGTTTTGCCCTCGGAACCGATCATGATCGCGGGGCTGCCCGTGGCCCCGGTCTACATTGCGGCCTTTGCGCTGTCCGCGGTCCTGTTCGCCATCTTCTCGGTCTTTTTCAAGTATTCGCGCACCGGCATCGCCATGCGGGCCACGGCCTTTGACCAGCAGGCCGCCCAGTCCATGGGCATCGGCATCAAGAACATCTTTGCCATGAGCTGGTGCATTGCCTGCGTGGTGTCCGCCGTGGGCGGCGTGATCCTGGGCAACATCAACGGCATCAACTCCCATATCGGCCACCTCGGCCTCAAGGTCTTTCCGGCGGTCATTCTCGGCGGCCTGGATTCCCTGCTCGGCGCGGCGCTCGGCGGTCTGATCATCGGCGTCCTGGAAAACGTCTGTGACGGTGCGGCCCGGCAACTGCTCGGCCTGGGCGGCTTCCGCGAGGTCGCGGCCTTCATCATTCTGGTCGTCATCCTGATGATCAAACCCTATGGTCTGTTCGGGACCAAAGAGATCGAGAGGGTCTAG
- a CDS encoding AMP-binding protein yields MAKPYKTTLPRLLVKQAEERAQKTALREKEWGVWQPFTWQDSLRTAAEFACGLEALGLTRGDIVILIGNNRPEWIWAELAIQALGGMALGLYQDSPAEEIEYIFALSECKLVVAEDQEQVDKMLSFRDNLPSLEYIIYHDSKGLKAYEAEVPGLKSFKAIRRLGREKCKDCISRFRELTRLIKPEDPCLIATTSGTTGRPKLAMLSHKNLLSMAHNLGQHDPKSATDEFVSFLPLAWMGEQMMAVASALLFGFCVNFPETPATASADSREIGPHFIFSPPRVYESIAAKVAGDIMETTPLKRFLYNLFLPIGYEYVDTVFAGKTPSAWLKFKYFVADQGLFRALRDRLGFSRMRSATTGGAALGPDIFRFFHALGVKLKQIYGQTEIAGISCIHKEGEVDFTSVGAPIPETEVRISDEGEILSRSPAVFLGYYKNEGATRETVTEDGWLLSGDAGYFDGNGRLVVIDRLKDVMHLNDGTQFSPQFLENKVKFSPFLRESVILGNGRDHVTAILCIDMAIVGHWAETQMITYTTYQDLAAKDEVYALVKREIAKTNETLPEATRIQRFCLLYKELDPDDGELTRTRKVRRTTISERYGSLINALYTDACALNLETEITYQDGRVRQICGDIRIEDMEA; encoded by the coding sequence ATGGCAAAACCATACAAGACCACGTTGCCCCGGCTGCTCGTCAAGCAGGCCGAGGAGCGCGCTCAGAAGACCGCTCTTCGCGAGAAGGAGTGGGGGGTCTGGCAACCGTTCACCTGGCAGGACAGCCTGCGCACCGCTGCGGAGTTTGCCTGCGGCCTTGAAGCGCTGGGCCTTACGCGGGGCGACATCGTCATCCTCATAGGCAACAACCGTCCGGAATGGATCTGGGCCGAGCTTGCCATCCAGGCCCTGGGCGGCATGGCTTTGGGGCTGTATCAGGACTCGCCCGCAGAGGAAATCGAATACATTTTCGCACTGTCGGAGTGCAAGCTGGTGGTGGCCGAGGATCAGGAGCAGGTGGACAAGATGCTCTCCTTCCGCGACAACCTGCCCAGCCTTGAGTACATTATTTACCACGATTCCAAAGGGCTGAAGGCTTACGAGGCCGAAGTCCCAGGGCTGAAGAGCTTTAAGGCGATACGTCGTCTGGGCCGCGAAAAATGCAAGGACTGCATTTCCCGGTTCCGTGAACTGACCCGCCTGATCAAGCCCGAAGATCCGTGTCTCATCGCCACCACGTCGGGCACCACCGGTCGCCCCAAACTGGCCATGCTTTCGCATAAGAACCTGCTCTCCATGGCCCACAATCTGGGTCAGCATGATCCCAAGTCGGCCACGGACGAGTTTGTCTCCTTCCTGCCCCTGGCCTGGATGGGCGAGCAGATGATGGCCGTGGCTTCGGCCCTGCTGTTCGGGTTCTGCGTCAATTTCCCCGAGACCCCGGCCACGGCTTCTGCCGATTCGCGGGAGATCGGCCCGCATTTCATCTTCTCCCCGCCGCGGGTGTATGAATCCATCGCCGCCAAGGTGGCGGGAGACATCATGGAGACCACTCCGCTCAAGCGGTTTCTCTACAATCTTTTCCTGCCCATCGGTTACGAGTACGTGGACACGGTGTTTGCGGGAAAAACCCCATCCGCCTGGTTGAAATTCAAGTACTTCGTTGCCGATCAGGGGCTGTTCCGCGCCCTGCGAGACCGGCTCGGCTTTTCCCGTATGCGCAGCGCCACCACGGGCGGGGCTGCATTGGGACCGGACATCTTCCGCTTCTTCCACGCCCTGGGCGTGAAGCTCAAGCAGATTTACGGGCAGACCGAAATCGCAGGCATTTCCTGTATCCACAAGGAAGGAGAGGTCGATTTTACCTCAGTGGGCGCACCCATCCCGGAGACCGAGGTCAGGATATCGGACGAGGGCGAGATCCTTTCCCGTTCCCCGGCGGTATTCCTCGGCTATTACAAGAATGAGGGGGCCACCAGGGAGACCGTGACCGAGGACGGCTGGCTGCTCTCGGGCGACGCCGGTTATTTCGACGGAAACGGGCGTCTGGTGGTCATCGACCGGCTGAAGGATGTCATGCATCTCAACGATGGAACCCAGTTCTCGCCGCAGTTCCTGGAAAACAAGGTCAAATTCTCGCCGTTCCTGCGTGAATCCGTGATCCTGGGCAACGGACGGGACCATGTCACGGCCATTCTGTGCATCGACATGGCCATCGTGGGACACTGGGCCGAGACCCAGATGATCACCTACACCACCTATCAGGATCTGGCCGCCAAGGACGAGGTCTATGCATTGGTCAAGCGGGAGATTGCCAAGACCAACGAGACACTGCCCGAAGCAACGCGGATTCAACGGTTCTGCCTGCTCTACAAGGAACTGGACCCGGACGACGGAGAACTGACCCGAACGCGCAAGGTCCGGCGCACGACCATCAGCGAGCGGTATGGTTCGCTCATCAACGCGCTGTATACCGATGCCTGCGCCCTGAATCTGGAAACCGAGATCACCTACCAGGACGGCCGGGTGCGACAGATATGCGGCGACATCCGCATCGAGGACATGGAGGCTTAA
- a CDS encoding ABC transporter ATP-binding protein, which produces MAYLDVSDVTLTFKGIAALMGVSFAVEQGTIASLIGPNGAGKTSMLNCISGRYIPDGGAGGPCSISLDGECLLSLPAHKRTELGLSRTFQNIALFKGLSVLDNLMVGRHSQINYGLLSSIFYFGKAVRTEQKHRRRVEDVIDFLNLSPYRHQHAGRLPYGVQKRVELGRALAAEPKLILLDEPMAGMNLEETEDMARYILDIAEEWGVTVLLVEHDMGVVMDISDKVVVIDFGSKIAEGTPDEVQADKDVIAAYLGTEDAAFTGR; this is translated from the coding sequence ATGGCATATCTCGACGTCAGTGACGTAACACTCACCTTCAAGGGCATAGCCGCCCTTATGGGGGTGTCCTTCGCCGTTGAACAGGGGACCATCGCGTCCCTCATCGGTCCCAACGGTGCCGGAAAAACCTCCATGCTCAACTGTATCAGCGGTCGCTACATCCCCGATGGCGGGGCCGGTGGCCCATGCTCCATTTCCCTGGACGGCGAATGTCTGCTGTCCCTGCCCGCGCACAAACGCACGGAGTTGGGACTTTCCCGGACATTCCAGAACATTGCCCTGTTCAAGGGCTTGTCCGTCCTGGACAACCTGATGGTCGGTCGGCACAGCCAGATCAATTACGGGCTGCTCTCCTCCATCTTCTATTTCGGCAAGGCGGTTCGTACCGAACAAAAGCACCGCCGCCGCGTGGAGGATGTCATCGACTTTCTCAACCTTTCACCCTACCGGCACCAACACGCGGGACGCCTTCCCTACGGAGTGCAGAAAAGGGTGGAACTTGGACGCGCACTGGCCGCCGAGCCCAAGCTCATCCTCCTGGATGAACCCATGGCAGGCATGAACCTCGAAGAAACCGAGGACATGGCCCGATATATCCTGGACATTGCCGAAGAATGGGGCGTCACCGTCCTGTTGGTCGAGCACGACATGGGGGTTGTCATGGACATCTCCGACAAGGTCGTGGTCATCGACTTCGGCTCCAAGATCGCCGAGGGCACGCCGGACGAGGTGCAGGCGGACAAGGACGTCATCGCTGCCTATCTGGGCACCGAAGACGCCGCATTCACAGGGAGATAG
- a CDS encoding ABC transporter substrate-binding protein translates to MRVGKIITAACIMLLAGLMLFGCGGEEQKPAETANKDASPIKVGGLIDLSGPTSSVGVPYAEGLKGGVKYINDNGGIDGRPLEFNLQDTAYNVQQGLSMYKKMVNTDKVVCIQGYGSAVTEALVRTLAKDKVPDMSASYSAHLTDPKTAPYNFFIAADYSTQARAAIKYFRDAWTEERAPKIAFIYPDHPYGLAPIAGARAYALELGFEVVGEANVSLKAIDATTELLPLKELAPDYCWIGGTTPSTSVILKSAKNIGMDTTFFVNIWGADENLAKLAGEDANGAYSNQAAAVYGQDVPGMKAIMEVTDNVPQMTHYTRGFVSVLVMAEGMKRALANGPLTGESLKTSLETLRDFDPMGLAPLISYFPDDHRPNMAVFLYIIKDGKLTFVKEQILERRADWLGH, encoded by the coding sequence ATGAGGGTTGGTAAAATCATAACTGCGGCTTGTATCATGCTTCTTGCCGGGCTGATGCTGTTTGGCTGCGGAGGCGAGGAACAGAAACCGGCAGAAACCGCAAACAAAGACGCTTCGCCCATCAAGGTGGGCGGTCTCATCGATCTGTCCGGTCCCACTTCTTCCGTGGGCGTACCCTATGCCGAAGGGCTCAAGGGCGGGGTCAAGTACATCAACGACAACGGCGGCATCGACGGCCGCCCACTCGAATTCAACCTCCAGGACACGGCCTACAACGTCCAGCAGGGGCTTTCCATGTACAAGAAGATGGTCAACACGGACAAGGTCGTCTGCATCCAGGGCTACGGCTCGGCTGTGACCGAGGCCCTGGTCCGCACGCTGGCCAAGGACAAGGTGCCGGATATGTCCGCGTCCTATTCGGCCCATTTGACCGACCCCAAGACCGCACCCTACAACTTCTTCATTGCAGCGGACTATTCCACCCAGGCTCGGGCCGCCATCAAGTACTTTCGCGACGCCTGGACCGAAGAGCGCGCACCCAAGATCGCCTTCATCTATCCCGACCATCCGTACGGGCTTGCTCCCATTGCCGGAGCCAGGGCCTACGCACTTGAATTGGGCTTCGAGGTCGTGGGCGAGGCCAACGTCTCCCTCAAGGCCATCGACGCCACCACCGAGCTTCTGCCCCTCAAGGAGCTGGCTCCGGATTACTGCTGGATAGGCGGTACCACGCCGTCCACTTCGGTCATCCTCAAGTCCGCCAAGAACATCGGCATGGACACGACCTTCTTCGTCAATATCTGGGGAGCTGACGAGAACCTGGCCAAGCTGGCAGGCGAGGACGCCAACGGCGCCTATTCCAACCAGGCCGCTGCGGTCTATGGTCAGGATGTGCCCGGCATGAAGGCGATCATGGAGGTCACCGACAATGTGCCGCAGATGACGCACTACACCCGGGGATTCGTCTCCGTGCTGGTCATGGCCGAAGGCATGAAGCGTGCCCTTGCCAACGGTCCGCTCACCGGCGAGTCCCTCAAGACCTCCCTGGAGACCCTGCGCGACTTCGACCCCATGGGGCTGGCTCCGCTCATCTCCTACTTCCCGGATGACCACCGCCCGAACATGGCTGTCTTCCTGTACATCATCAAGGACGGCAAACTGACCTTCGTGAAAGAACAGATCCTGGAACGCCGCGCCGACTGGCTCGGTCATTAA
- a CDS encoding cobyric acid synthase translates to MAKQSLFAGIPDILDEQKFAHGGNVRRMAETAGCSPEEILDFSANVNPLGPPPWLGQVVGQALQSVDSYPDPESHDLIMAASEKYKVWPTQVVAGNGASELLFAIAGMGRHRQAIIPSPTYVDYARACKAHRLSVVEAGMSEDFQVDFPAMGSLLTTPSIVFLCSPNNPTGTLVSASDLREVAAMFPQSLFVVDESFADFLPQDADRLVRDRPANVITVLSLTKFYAIPGIRLGLAFADPDIILRIRQRMPAWSVNALAQKVGVRCLKDTQYAVHTREQTSLLREGLAAGLRQVPGIRVFPGTANYLFCRMERIGRDAVWLRDRLLAEHRIGIRLCGNYTGLDDNWFRVAVRDKDDNERLIRAMEAVSGTARAPLVTRTRKTPALMIQGTSSNAGKSVLAAAFCRIFLQDGYNVAPFKAQNMSLNSYVTDQGGEMGRAQVTQAMACRLKPDVRMNPVLLKPGSDTGSQVIVMGQPVGNMAVREYVEYKPRAFEAVKAAYDSLANEYDIMVLEGAGSPAEVNLKHHDIVNMAMAEYADARVLLTGDIDRGGVFASMVGTMNLLTPAERNMVEGLIINRFRGDASLLDPAFGQMFEHTGKPVMGTVPYIHSLGLPEEDSVSFKDGFRPESNKFPDEQCVEIVVLDLPRISNFNDIDPLYAEPDVKVRVVSDARDVGIPDAVIIPGSKSTVPDMRVLKGMGMAAVLRELAGDGHRTRIVGICGGFQMLGQTVDDPFGLESETTRVEGFGLLPVQTALAPEKTLTRTWGVHSASGRSVHGYEIHHGRTEPLSDSLRVALRDNAGEPMGYMRADNRVLGTYLHGLFDADGFRRWFIDQLRMDKGLSPLEEIQTTFDLEDALDHLASVVREAICMDRVYKALGLSGCCTQASLFYKMGG, encoded by the coding sequence ATGGCGAAGCAGAGTCTATTTGCGGGGATTCCCGATATCCTGGATGAACAGAAATTCGCTCATGGCGGGAACGTGCGGCGCATGGCCGAGACCGCCGGGTGTTCGCCCGAGGAGATTCTCGATTTTTCCGCCAACGTGAACCCGCTCGGACCGCCGCCGTGGCTGGGGCAGGTGGTGGGGCAGGCGCTGCAATCCGTTGATTCGTACCCGGACCCTGAGAGCCACGACCTGATCATGGCCGCCTCGGAAAAGTACAAGGTCTGGCCCACGCAGGTGGTGGCCGGCAACGGCGCGTCCGAACTGCTTTTCGCCATCGCGGGCATGGGACGGCACCGCCAGGCCATTATTCCTTCGCCCACCTATGTGGATTATGCCCGTGCCTGCAAGGCGCACCGCCTGTCTGTTGTCGAGGCGGGCATGAGCGAGGATTTCCAGGTGGATTTCCCGGCCATGGGGTCGCTGCTGACCACGCCGTCCATCGTGTTTCTGTGCAGCCCGAACAATCCCACCGGTACCCTGGTGTCCGCCAGCGACCTGCGCGAAGTGGCGGCCATGTTTCCGCAGTCGCTCTTTGTGGTGGACGAGTCCTTTGCCGATTTCCTGCCCCAGGATGCGGACCGGCTCGTGCGTGACCGGCCTGCCAACGTGATCACGGTCCTTTCCCTGACCAAATTCTATGCCATTCCCGGCATCCGGCTCGGCCTGGCCTTTGCGGACCCGGACATCATCTTGCGCATCAGGCAGCGTATGCCCGCTTGGTCCGTGAATGCCCTGGCGCAGAAGGTCGGGGTGCGCTGCCTCAAGGACACGCAGTATGCGGTCCATACCCGCGAGCAGACCAGCCTGTTGCGTGAAGGTCTGGCCGCCGGGTTGCGCCAGGTACCCGGCATCAGGGTTTTTCCCGGCACGGCCAATTATCTGTTCTGCCGCATGGAACGGATCGGTCGTGACGCGGTCTGGCTGCGCGACCGGCTCCTGGCCGAGCACCGAATCGGTATCCGGCTGTGCGGCAATTACACCGGCCTGGACGACAACTGGTTCAGGGTGGCCGTGCGGGACAAGGACGACAACGAGCGGCTGATACGGGCCATGGAGGCGGTCAGCGGCACGGCTCGCGCCCCGCTGGTCACCCGTACCAGGAAGACGCCCGCCCTGATGATCCAGGGCACCAGCTCCAATGCGGGCAAATCCGTGCTGGCCGCGGCCTTTTGTCGCATTTTCTTGCAGGACGGGTACAACGTGGCCCCGTTCAAGGCGCAGAACATGTCCCTCAATTCCTACGTCACGGACCAGGGCGGGGAGATGGGGCGCGCTCAGGTGACTCAGGCCATGGCCTGCCGCCTCAAGCCCGATGTGCGTATGAACCCGGTGCTGCTCAAGCCCGGCTCGGACACCGGTTCCCAGGTCATCGTCATGGGCCAGCCCGTGGGCAACATGGCCGTGCGCGAATATGTGGAATACAAACCCCGTGCCTTTGAAGCGGTCAAGGCTGCCTACGATTCCCTGGCCAACGAATATGACATCATGGTTCTTGAAGGGGCGGGCAGTCCGGCCGAAGTGAACCTGAAGCACCACGACATCGTGAACATGGCCATGGCCGAGTATGCGGACGCCCGCGTCCTGCTGACCGGCGATATTGACCGGGGCGGCGTGTTCGCTTCCATGGTCGGGACCATGAACCTGCTCACGCCCGCGGAACGGAACATGGTGGAGGGCTTAATCATCAACCGGTTCAGGGGGGACGCCTCGCTGCTGGACCCGGCCTTTGGCCAGATGTTCGAGCATACGGGCAAGCCGGTCATGGGCACGGTGCCGTATATCCATTCCCTGGGACTGCCCGAGGAGGACTCGGTCTCCTTCAAGGACGGGTTCAGGCCGGAATCGAACAAGTTTCCCGACGAGCAGTGTGTGGAGATAGTGGTCCTTGATCTGCCGCGCATCTCCAATTTCAACGACATCGACCCGCTCTACGCTGAACCGGACGTGAAGGTGCGTGTGGTCTCCGATGCACGCGACGTGGGTATCCCGGATGCGGTCATCATCCCCGGCTCCAAGTCCACGGTGCCGGACATGCGTGTTTTGAAAGGCATGGGCATGGCTGCGGTCCTGCGCGAGTTGGCGGGTGACGGTCACCGGACCCGTATCGTGGGTATCTGCGGCGGTTTCCAGATGCTCGGCCAGACCGTTGACGATCCCTTTGGACTGGAGTCCGAGACCACCCGCGTGGAAGGCTTCGGCCTGCTGCCGGTGCAGACCGCCCTGGCCCCGGAAAAGACCCTGACCCGCACCTGGGGCGTGCACTCCGCTTCGGGCCGGTCCGTGCACGGTTATGAAATTCATCACGGCAGGACAGAGCCGCTCTCCGACTCCCTGCGCGTGGCCCTGCGCGACAATGCGGGTGAGCCGATGGGATACATGCGGGCCGACAACCGGGTGCTGGGCACCTACCTGCACGGGCTGTTCGACGCGGACGGTTTCCGGCGCTGGTTCATCGACCAGTTGCGTATGGACAAGGGACTCTCGCCCCTGGAAGAGATCCAGACCACCTTCGACCTGGAGGACGCCCTGGACCATCTGGCTTCGGTCGTGCGTGAGGCCATATGCATGGACCGGGTCTACAAGGCGCTGGGCCTGTCCGGCTGCTGCACCCAGGCCAGCCTGTTCTACAAGATGGGCGGCTGA
- a CDS encoding CBS domain-containing protein, which yields MYVGLKMLRDFVTVTPHTLVKDAQKQLEDSKLWMLLVVNDDGKLVGYVRKEDISAALPSIMTSLEKHEINYLMSKLTVEKIYRTDIKTVAPETEIEGAADMMFEMNLAGLAVVGDAGELIGYINRNVMLDVLAEEMGYREGGSRLTLEVEDRSGVLYEVAGVIANMKMSIISTGTFFFNGRRIVVVRIDTEDPSTVATALRDRGYKLVTPEDFVGEWT from the coding sequence ATGTACGTTGGACTGAAAATGCTTCGCGACTTCGTCACAGTCACCCCCCACACTCTGGTCAAAGACGCCCAGAAGCAGCTGGAGGACAGCAAGCTCTGGATGCTCCTGGTGGTGAACGACGACGGCAAGCTGGTCGGCTACGTGCGCAAGGAAGACATCTCCGCAGCCCTGCCCAGCATCATGACCTCCCTTGAAAAACACGAGATCAACTACCTGATGAGCAAGCTCACCGTGGAAAAGATCTATCGCACGGACATCAAGACCGTGGCCCCGGAGACCGAAATCGAGGGCGCGGCCGACATGATGTTCGAAATGAACCTGGCCGGACTGGCCGTGGTCGGCGATGCCGGAGAGCTTATCGGGTATATAAATCGAAACGTCATGCTCGACGTTTTGGCCGAAGAGATGGGATATCGTGAGGGCGGCAGCCGGCTGACCCTTGAGGTCGAGGACCGTTCAGGCGTGCTTTACGAAGTCGCCGGCGTCATCGCCAACATGAAGATGTCCATCATCTCCACCGGCACCTTCTTCTTTAACGGACGCAGAATAGTTGTCGTCCGCATAGATACCGAAGACCCGTCCACTGTCGCTACGGCGCTCAGGGATCGGGGCTACAAACTGGTCACTCCCGAAGATTTCGTGGGAGAATGGACCTAA